CGTCACCTTGCTGGCGAGGTTGGCGAGATAGAGCGCCTCCTCCACGGCGGTGTTGCCGCCGCCGACGACCACGACCTCCTTGTTGCGGAAGAAGAAGCCGTCGCAGGTCGCGCAGGCCGAGACGCCGAAGCCCTGGAAGGCCTGCTCGGAGGGCAGGCCAAGCCATTTCGCCTGGGCACCGGTGGAGATGATCAGCGCATCGCAGGAGTAGGTTTCGCCGCCGTCGCCCCAGAGGCGGAAGGGGCGCTGGGAAAGGTCGACGCGGGCGATGTGATCGGAGACCATGCGCGTGCCCATATGCTCGGCCTGGGCGCGCATCTGCTCCATCAGCCAGGGGCCCTGGATGACGTCGGCGAAGCCGGGATAATTCTCGACATCGGTCGTGATCATCAGCTGGCCGCCGGCCTGCATCCCCGAGATCAGCACGGGCTCCAGCAGGGCGCGGGCGGCGTAGATCGCGGCGGTATAGCCGGCCGGGCCTGAGCCGACGATCATCACGCGGGCGTGGGTGTGGGCCATGATGGGTTCCTCTTCCTCACCCTCCGACATACGCGCCCGCAACCGCGATGCAAGCGGCCACGCCTTCAAGATCAGGCGAGGCCGAGCTGCTGCCTGTGCATAAGCCAGCGTTCGCGCACGGCCTCCGCGATGGCTTGGGTGGAATCGACCGGCGCGTAGCGCTCGCCCACCAGCCGACCCTCGAAATGATGGACCATGCCCTGGCGCTTCAGCGCCTCCAGGAACTTCGCCAGCTTGCCATGTCCGCCATGCGGCTCGAAGACCAGGATCGGCGCGCCCGTCGCGGTCGCCTCGCCGATCATGTTGGTCGAATCCGCCGTGGTGACGATGGCGTCGGCATGGGCGAGCAGCGCCACGTAAGGGTTCTCGCCGCTGCCATCCCACCACCAGCCGCCATGGCGGGCGAAGACGGCGGCGACGGCGGTGTCGAGCGCCGGCGTCGTCCGGCGCGAGCGCGAGCCCATCAGCGCGACGCCCGAGCGCGCGAGCGCATCGAGTCCGGCGGCGAAGGCGGCGATGTCCTCCGGCTTGAAGCGGTGGTGGCGGCTGTCGCCGCCAACGAGCACGGCCGCGCGCGGTGAGGGCAGGGCGGCAATGGGGGCGGGCGGAGCCAGCCGGGCGGCTTCCAGCCGTTCCGGTGCCAGTCCATGCGGGGACGTCGTAGTGACCAGCACATTCTCGCCGCGCAGGCGGTCATGCTCGGCGACCCAGAGGAAATCGGCCGAGCCTGCGCCGGTGCGCGGGTCCTTGAGGATGACCGTGAAGGTGGCGCCGTTGGAGGCTTTCTTCACCGCCCGGACATAGGCGATCGCGCGTCGGCCCGAGGCGATGACGATGTCGGGGAAGGGCGGGCGGAGCGGGCTGCCGGGCCGGTCTGGGGCCTCGCGCGGGTCGATGGGACCGCGCGGCAACAGCCAGGCGAAGGGCTTGCGCGGCGCCACCCTGCGGATCTCGGGGACGACGCCCAGCCGCTCGGCAACGCCGCGGCACTGCACCTCGTCGCCGGCCTTGCCGTCGGTCAGGACCCAGACGGTCGGGA
This portion of the Bosea sp. OAE506 genome encodes:
- the trxB gene encoding thioredoxin-disulfide reductase, which gives rise to MAHTHARVMIVGSGPAGYTAAIYAARALLEPVLISGMQAGGQLMITTDVENYPGFADVIQGPWLMEQMRAQAEHMGTRMVSDHIARVDLSQRPFRLWGDGGETYSCDALIISTGAQAKWLGLPSEQAFQGFGVSACATCDGFFFRNKEVVVVGGGNTAVEEALYLANLASKVTLVHRRDSLRAEKVMQDRLFKHPKVEVVWDSEIAEICGGTQPPNVTHVALRNLKTGAASELKADGVFIAIGHKPATELFVGQLAMNETGYLDVEPGTSRTNIDGVFAAGDVTDEHYRQAVTAAGMGCMAALDAERWLQAVELQHREAAE
- a CDS encoding mitochondrial fission ELM1 family protein, yielding MTAEPIPTVWVLTDGKAGDEVQCRGVAERLGVVPEIRRVAPRKPFAWLLPRGPIDPREAPDRPGSPLRPPFPDIVIASGRRAIAYVRAVKKASNGATFTVILKDPRTGAGSADFLWVAEHDRLRGENVLVTTTSPHGLAPERLEAARLAPPAPIAALPSPRAAVLVGGDSRHHRFKPEDIAAFAAGLDALARSGVALMGSRSRRTTPALDTAVAAVFARHGGWWWDGSGENPYVALLAHADAIVTTADSTNMIGEATATGAPILVFEPHGGHGKLAKFLEALKRQGMVHHFEGRLVGERYAPVDSTQAIAEAVRERWLMHRQQLGLA